One Scophthalmus maximus strain ysfricsl-2021 chromosome 1, ASM2237912v1, whole genome shotgun sequence genomic region harbors:
- the pou2f2a gene encoding POU domain, class 2, transcription factor 2 isoform X8 — MTKTAAIASKDFSSMWLPDIRMSKPAEVEKAGADSPMEGTDSERNGPESNHQSLKVSPFPLSTNLSSSKNKMEDCGEMSPALPPSHGPTPSQTALQHTQLMLTGSQLAGDIQQLLQLQQLVLVPGHPLQSPTQFLLPQAQQAQQGLLSTPNLITLPQQNQGSLMSGPTRLGLQAQRDKSVDVSGGGGVTTMPSVTSHPEEPSDLEELEQFARTFKQRRIKLGFTQGDVGLAMGKLYGNDFSQTTISRFEALNLSFKNMCKLKPLLEKWLNDAETMSIDSTLPSPSSLSSPSMGFDGMPGRRRKKRTSIETNVRVALERAFMTNQKPTSEEILLIAEQLNMEKEVIRVWFCNRRQKEKRINPSSATPPLPSQPPTAPPTHKPPCYSPHMMSSQLSQAVTSLSSTTVTSMSSICPLTSSLTSTHPSISSTHPSLSSAPSPVTPPPPPRSTASPATPSHSTLNLNTGLWRMGKKNGDVSNYITDFAANLRNTVMGVNTGMNQALLGNNPLATIQALAASGGQLPLSSLEGASKMMLGTSGGQGGCLPSSLFLNHPAFIHMGQNPGAGLISAAVAKASQSSPFPSVSSISPTPCSPSPCSSPISSCSSSEMAHSPPSLGGAKIE; from the exons ATATCAGGATGTCAAAGCCAGCAGAGGTTGAGAAAGCAGGGGCTGACTCGCCGATGGAGGGCACAG ATTCTGAGCGGAATGGACCTGAATCAAATCACCAG TCATTGAAAGTCAGTCCCTTTCCTCTGTCAACAAACCTGAGCAGCAGCAag AATAAAATGGAGGATTGTGGTGAGATGTCCCCggccctccctccttctcacGGCCCGACCCCCTCACAGACGGCCCTGCAACATACACAGCTCATGCTGACTGGCTCCCAACTAGCAGGG GACATCCAGCAGTTGCTGCAGCTTCAACAGTTGGTGTTGGTGCCCGGTCACCCGCTGCAATCTCCTACCCAGTTCCTCCTCCCGCAGGCCCAGCAGGCCCAGCAAG GACTCCTATCGACACCAAATCTTATTACGCTACCTCAGCAAAACCAAGGGAGTCTGATGTCTGGTCCAACTAGACTGGGACTGCAAGCACAG CGAGATAAGAGCGTGGATGTGAGCGGTGGTGGAGGCGTGACCACGATGCCTTCAGTGACCTCTCACCCCGAGGAGCCCAGtgacctggaggagctggaacaGTTCGCCCGCACTTTCAAACAGCGACGCATCAAACTGGGCTTCACTCAG GGAGATGTTGGTTTGGCCATGGGGAAGCTGTATGGCAATGACTTCAGCCAGACGACCATCTCCCGCTTCGAGGCCCTCAATTTGAGCTTTAAGAACATGTGCAAGCTGAAGCCGCTGCTGGAGAAGTGGCTCAACGATGCAG AGACCATGTCCATAGACAGCACCCTGCCCAGCCCCAGCTCCCTGTCCTCTCCCTCAATGGGCTTCGACGGGATGCCTGGCCGCCGCAGAAAGAAGAGAACGAGCATCGAGACGAATGTACGTGTGGCCCTGGAGCGCGCATTCATGACG AACCAGAAGCCTACCTCAGAGGAGATCCTGCTGATCGCCGAGCAGCTGAACATGGAGAAGGAGGTGATCCGGGTCTGGTTCTGCAACCGCCGGCAGAAAGAGAAGCGCATCAATCCCAGCAGTGCCACCCCTCCCCTTCCCAGCCAGCCCCCCACTGCCCCACCAACGCACAAACCACCCTGCTACAGCCCCCACATG ATGTCCAGCCAGCTGTCGCAGGCCGTGACCAGTCTTAGCAGCACAACGGTGACTTCCATGTCCTCCATCTGCCCCCTGACCTCCAGCCTCACCTCCACCCACCCCTCCATCAGCTCAACCCACCCCTCCCTCAGCTCCGCACCCTCCCCggttactcctcctcctcctccccgcagcACGGCCAGCCCAGCCACTCCCAGCCACAGCACACTCAACCTTAACACAGG CTTATGGCGTATGGGTAAAAAGAACGGTGACGTGTCTAACTACATCACCGATTTTGCTGCAAACTTGAG GAACACTGTGATGGGAGTTAACACAGGGATGAACCAAGCCCTCCTCGGTAACAATCCCCTGGCCACTatccaag CCCTAGCAGCCAGTGGTGGTCAGCTGCCTCTTTCCAGTCTTGAGGGGGCCAGTAAGATGATGCTGGGTACCTCTGGGGGGCAGGGAGGttgcctcccctcctccctcttcctcaaCCACCCTGCCTTCATACACATGGGTCAGAACCCCGGCGCTGGACTGATCAGTGCTGCCGTAGCCAAAGCCTCCCagtcctcccccttcccctcagTCAGCAGCATCagccccaccccctgctccccctctccttGCTCCAGCCCcatctcttcctgctcctccagcgAAATGGCGCACAGCCCGCCATCTCTGGGCGGGGCCAAGATTGAGTGA
- the pou2f2a gene encoding POU domain, class 2, transcription factor 2 isoform X4, with the protein MAGMETFTDGSTDIRMSKPAEVEKAGADSPMEGTDSERNGPESNHQSLKVSPFPLSTNLSSSKNKMEDCGEMSPALPPSHGPTPSQTALQHTQLMLTGSQLAGLTALLPAQQQLLLQQAQAQLLAAAVQQSNAAHAAHAAHAAAQANQQAQAAAAANQQAQQQQQQQAGKAGQQAQSQSQGQGQSTQEQTAQSVPVPPPPPQLTLSQPIQLTAQDIQQLLQLQQLVLVPGHPLQSPTQFLLPQAQQAQQGLLSTPNLITLPQQNQGSLMSGPTRLGLQAQRDKSVDVSGGGGVTTMPSVTSHPEEPSDLEELEQFARTFKQRRIKLGFTQGDVGLAMGKLYGNDFSQTTISRFEALNLSFKNMCKLKPLLEKWLNDAETMSIDSTLPSPSSLSSPSMGFDGMPGRRRKKRTSIETNVRVALERAFMTNQKPTSEEILLIAEQLNMEKEVIRVWFCNRRQKEKRINPSSATPPLPSQPPTAPPTHKPPCYSPHMFQNPESVCLSLGQMSSQLSQAVTSLSSTTVTSMSSICPLTSSLTSTHPSISSTHPSLSSAPSPVTPPPPPRSTASPATPSHSTLNLNTGLWRMGKKNGDVSNYITDFAANLSPSSQWWSAASFQS; encoded by the exons ATATCAGGATGTCAAAGCCAGCAGAGGTTGAGAAAGCAGGGGCTGACTCGCCGATGGAGGGCACAG ATTCTGAGCGGAATGGACCTGAATCAAATCACCAG TCATTGAAAGTCAGTCCCTTTCCTCTGTCAACAAACCTGAGCAGCAGCAag AATAAAATGGAGGATTGTGGTGAGATGTCCCCggccctccctccttctcacGGCCCGACCCCCTCACAGACGGCCCTGCAACATACACAGCTCATGCTGACTGGCTCCCAACTAGCAGGG TTGACAGCTCTGTTgccagcacagcagcagctgttgctgCAACAGGCTCAGGCGCAGCTCCTGGCTGCAGCTGTGCAGCAGTCCAATGCAGCCCATGCCGCTCACGCTGCCCACGCGGCCGCCCAAGCCAATCAGCAAGCTCAGGCGGCCGCAGCAGCAAATCAGcaagcgcagcagcagcagcagcagcaggcgggaAAGGCGGGTCAGCAGGCTCAGTCCCAGTCCCAAGGACAGGGACAGAGCACACAGGAACAGACAGCCCAAAGTGTCCCggtcccccctcctccgccgcaGCTGACCCTGTCCCAGCCAATCCAGCTCACCGCCCAG GACATCCAGCAGTTGCTGCAGCTTCAACAGTTGGTGTTGGTGCCCGGTCACCCGCTGCAATCTCCTACCCAGTTCCTCCTCCCGCAGGCCCAGCAGGCCCAGCAAG GACTCCTATCGACACCAAATCTTATTACGCTACCTCAGCAAAACCAAGGGAGTCTGATGTCTGGTCCAACTAGACTGGGACTGCAAGCACAG CGAGATAAGAGCGTGGATGTGAGCGGTGGTGGAGGCGTGACCACGATGCCTTCAGTGACCTCTCACCCCGAGGAGCCCAGtgacctggaggagctggaacaGTTCGCCCGCACTTTCAAACAGCGACGCATCAAACTGGGCTTCACTCAG GGAGATGTTGGTTTGGCCATGGGGAAGCTGTATGGCAATGACTTCAGCCAGACGACCATCTCCCGCTTCGAGGCCCTCAATTTGAGCTTTAAGAACATGTGCAAGCTGAAGCCGCTGCTGGAGAAGTGGCTCAACGATGCAG AGACCATGTCCATAGACAGCACCCTGCCCAGCCCCAGCTCCCTGTCCTCTCCCTCAATGGGCTTCGACGGGATGCCTGGCCGCCGCAGAAAGAAGAGAACGAGCATCGAGACGAATGTACGTGTGGCCCTGGAGCGCGCATTCATGACG AACCAGAAGCCTACCTCAGAGGAGATCCTGCTGATCGCCGAGCAGCTGAACATGGAGAAGGAGGTGATCCGGGTCTGGTTCTGCAACCGCCGGCAGAAAGAGAAGCGCATCAATCCCAGCAGTGCCACCCCTCCCCTTCCCAGCCAGCCCCCCACTGCCCCACCAACGCACAAACCACCCTGCTACAGCCCCCACATG TTTCAGAACCCTgaatctgtgtgtctgtctctcggCCAGATGTCCAGCCAGCTGTCGCAGGCCGTGACCAGTCTTAGCAGCACAACGGTGACTTCCATGTCCTCCATCTGCCCCCTGACCTCCAGCCTCACCTCCACCCACCCCTCCATCAGCTCAACCCACCCCTCCCTCAGCTCCGCACCCTCCCCggttactcctcctcctcctccccgcagcACGGCCAGCCCAGCCACTCCCAGCCACAGCACACTCAACCTTAACACAGG CTTATGGCGTATGGGTAAAAAGAACGGTGACGTGTCTAACTACATCACCGATTTTGCTGCAAACTTGAG CCCTAGCAGCCAGTGGTGGTCAGCTGCCTCTTTCCAGTCTTGA
- the pou2f2a gene encoding POU domain, class 2, transcription factor 2 isoform X7, with protein sequence MFVPLPVPFVFQRTAPDLNAWRLKSPLALRSNSDIRMSKPAEVEKAGADSPMEGTDSERNGPESNHQSLKVSPFPLSTNLSSSKNKMEDCGEMSPALPPSHGPTPSQTALQHTQLMLTGSQLAGLTALLPAQQQLLLQQAQAQLLAAAVQQSNAAHAAHAAHAAAQANQQAQAAAAANQQAQQQQQQQAGKAGQQAQSQSQGQGQSTQEQTAQSVPVPPPPPQLTLSQPIQLTAQDIQQLLQLQQLVLVPGHPLQSPTQFLLPQAQQAQQGLLSTPNLITLPQQNQGSLMSGPTRLGLQAQRDKSVDVSGGGGVTTMPSVTSHPEEPSDLEELEQFARTFKQRRIKLGFTQGDVGLAMGKLYGNDFSQTTISRFEALNLSFKNMCKLKPLLEKWLNDAETMSIDSTLPSPSSLSSPSMGFDGMPGRRRKKRTSIETNVRVALERAFMTNQKPTSEEILLIAEQLNMEKEVIRVWFCNRRQKEKRINPSSATPPLPSQPPTAPPTHKPPCYSPHMMSSQLSQAVTSLSSTTVTSMSSICPLTSSLTSTHPSISSTHPSLSSAPSPVTPPPPPRSTASPATPSHSTLNLNTGLWRMGKKNGDVSNYITDFAANLRNTVMGVNTGMNQALLGNNPLATIQALAASGGQLPLSSLEGASKMMLGTSGGQGGCLPSSLFLNHPAFIHMGQNPGAGLISAAVAKASQSSPFPSVSSISPTPCSPSPCSSPISSCSSSEMAHSPPSLGGAKIE encoded by the exons ATATCAGGATGTCAAAGCCAGCAGAGGTTGAGAAAGCAGGGGCTGACTCGCCGATGGAGGGCACAG ATTCTGAGCGGAATGGACCTGAATCAAATCACCAG TCATTGAAAGTCAGTCCCTTTCCTCTGTCAACAAACCTGAGCAGCAGCAag AATAAAATGGAGGATTGTGGTGAGATGTCCCCggccctccctccttctcacGGCCCGACCCCCTCACAGACGGCCCTGCAACATACACAGCTCATGCTGACTGGCTCCCAACTAGCAGGG TTGACAGCTCTGTTgccagcacagcagcagctgttgctgCAACAGGCTCAGGCGCAGCTCCTGGCTGCAGCTGTGCAGCAGTCCAATGCAGCCCATGCCGCTCACGCTGCCCACGCGGCCGCCCAAGCCAATCAGCAAGCTCAGGCGGCCGCAGCAGCAAATCAGcaagcgcagcagcagcagcagcagcaggcgggaAAGGCGGGTCAGCAGGCTCAGTCCCAGTCCCAAGGACAGGGACAGAGCACACAGGAACAGACAGCCCAAAGTGTCCCggtcccccctcctccgccgcaGCTGACCCTGTCCCAGCCAATCCAGCTCACCGCCCAG GACATCCAGCAGTTGCTGCAGCTTCAACAGTTGGTGTTGGTGCCCGGTCACCCGCTGCAATCTCCTACCCAGTTCCTCCTCCCGCAGGCCCAGCAGGCCCAGCAAG GACTCCTATCGACACCAAATCTTATTACGCTACCTCAGCAAAACCAAGGGAGTCTGATGTCTGGTCCAACTAGACTGGGACTGCAAGCACAG CGAGATAAGAGCGTGGATGTGAGCGGTGGTGGAGGCGTGACCACGATGCCTTCAGTGACCTCTCACCCCGAGGAGCCCAGtgacctggaggagctggaacaGTTCGCCCGCACTTTCAAACAGCGACGCATCAAACTGGGCTTCACTCAG GGAGATGTTGGTTTGGCCATGGGGAAGCTGTATGGCAATGACTTCAGCCAGACGACCATCTCCCGCTTCGAGGCCCTCAATTTGAGCTTTAAGAACATGTGCAAGCTGAAGCCGCTGCTGGAGAAGTGGCTCAACGATGCAG AGACCATGTCCATAGACAGCACCCTGCCCAGCCCCAGCTCCCTGTCCTCTCCCTCAATGGGCTTCGACGGGATGCCTGGCCGCCGCAGAAAGAAGAGAACGAGCATCGAGACGAATGTACGTGTGGCCCTGGAGCGCGCATTCATGACG AACCAGAAGCCTACCTCAGAGGAGATCCTGCTGATCGCCGAGCAGCTGAACATGGAGAAGGAGGTGATCCGGGTCTGGTTCTGCAACCGCCGGCAGAAAGAGAAGCGCATCAATCCCAGCAGTGCCACCCCTCCCCTTCCCAGCCAGCCCCCCACTGCCCCACCAACGCACAAACCACCCTGCTACAGCCCCCACATG ATGTCCAGCCAGCTGTCGCAGGCCGTGACCAGTCTTAGCAGCACAACGGTGACTTCCATGTCCTCCATCTGCCCCCTGACCTCCAGCCTCACCTCCACCCACCCCTCCATCAGCTCAACCCACCCCTCCCTCAGCTCCGCACCCTCCCCggttactcctcctcctcctccccgcagcACGGCCAGCCCAGCCACTCCCAGCCACAGCACACTCAACCTTAACACAGG CTTATGGCGTATGGGTAAAAAGAACGGTGACGTGTCTAACTACATCACCGATTTTGCTGCAAACTTGAG GAACACTGTGATGGGAGTTAACACAGGGATGAACCAAGCCCTCCTCGGTAACAATCCCCTGGCCACTatccaag CCCTAGCAGCCAGTGGTGGTCAGCTGCCTCTTTCCAGTCTTGAGGGGGCCAGTAAGATGATGCTGGGTACCTCTGGGGGGCAGGGAGGttgcctcccctcctccctcttcctcaaCCACCCTGCCTTCATACACATGGGTCAGAACCCCGGCGCTGGACTGATCAGTGCTGCCGTAGCCAAAGCCTCCCagtcctcccccttcccctcagTCAGCAGCATCagccccaccccctgctccccctctccttGCTCCAGCCCcatctcttcctgctcctccagcgAAATGGCGCACAGCCCGCCATCTCTGGGCGGGGCCAAGATTGAGTGA